CGCTATGGCAGAAATTCCATGTGTTATAGTAGATGTTCAACGAATGGGTCCGAGCACAGGAATGCCTACTTCCCCTGCACAAGGAGATGTAATGCAATCCAGATGGGGAACTCATGGAGACCATCCTATAATCGTTTTATCACCATCTTCTGTAAAGGAAGCTTACTATATTACTATTCAAGCTTTTAATCTTTCTGAAAAATACAGGACACCTGTAATTTTACTTATGGATGAAGTTATAGGTCATCTACGAGAAGCAGTTAATTTGGATGAATATAAAGATGTAGAAATTTTTGAACGACCCATGCCCCAAGACAAAGAGAACTACTTACCTTACCAGTATATAGAAAATGGAGTTGCACCTTTAGCACCCTTTGGTAAAGGTTTTAGATTTCACGTAACAGGACTTGCCCACAATGAAAAAGGATTGCCTACAAATGACCCTAAAGTAACAGAAAAATTGATAAAAAGATTGATAGGAAAAATTGAAAACAATAAAAAAGACATAATAATGTTTGAAGAAAAAGATACTGAAGGTGGAGATATACTTCTTATCTCCTTTGGTTCTTCTGCCAGAGCTTGTGAAGCGGCGATGCAAGAACTTAAAAAAGAAGGAATAAAAGTTGGACTTTTTAAACCTATAACCATATGGCCTTTCCCTGATGAAAAATTGAGGGAAATATATCCTAGATTTAAGAAAGTGTTTGTAGTTGAAATGAATACAGGGCAACTTTACTATGAAGTAGATAGAATTATCAAAGGGAATACCTATGTAGGAAAAATTAACAAATTTAATGGAGAGTTTCTTACTCCTTTTGATATTGTAGAGAAGATAAAGGAGAGTTTTTAAAATGGCTTCTGAGTTAGTAGAAAGGTATTTTAGAAAAGAAACGTTACCAAATATTTGGTGTCCAGGTTGCAGCAATGGAATAGTAACGGCAGCTATTGTAAGAGCAATTGACAACTTAGGACTTGATCAAAACAAGGTATGTATTGTATCTGGAATTGGTTGTTCTGCAAGGGCATCAGGATACTTGGATTTTAATACTTTGCATACTACCCATGGAAGAGCTATTGCTTTTGCAACAGGTATTAAATTTGCTAATCCTGAGCTTACAGTAATAGTTATTACTGGAGATGGAGATAATGCGGCTATTGGAGGTAATCACTTTATTCATGCTTGCAGAAGAAATATAGACTTAACTGTAGTAATGTACAACAACCATATTTATGGAATGACAGGAGGACAGTATTCTCCAACGACTCCACGATTTGACAGAGCTACTACTGCACCTTACGGAAATATTGATAGGTATTTTGATATTTGCAAATTGGCCATTGGAGCAGGTGCTACTTATGTAGCTAGGGGTACTGCTTACCATGTTCATCAATTGACAAAACTAATTGAAAGAGGAATTTCTCATAAAGGTTTTTCCTTCATTGAAGCTTTAAGTATATGTCCTACTTACTATGGAAGAAAAAATAAAAAAGGAACACCTGCAGATATGCTAAAGTGGTTAAAAGACCATGCAGTAGACATAAAACAAGGTAGTAAAATGGACCCTGAAGAGTTTCATGACAAATTTATTATTGGAGAGCTTTTAAATATTGATGAGCCTGAATTTGTAGAAGAATATCAAAAAATGTTAAATAATTTGAAGGTGAATTACAAATGAGTTCAATAGAGATAAGATTAAGTGGTTCAGGAGGGCAAGGTTTAATCCTTGCAGGAATAATTTTGGCGGAAGCTGCAATATTGGATGGTAAAAATAGTGTTCAAAGTCAGTCCTATGGTCCTGAGGCAAGAGGGGGGTCCAGCAAAGCAGAAATAATAATAAGTGATGAATATATAACGTATCCTAAGGTATTAAAGCCAGACATACTACTTACTCTTGCGCCTTCTGCCTATTTATGGTATAAAAATGACATGAAAGAAAATGGAATAATTATAATAGATGAATCAATAATTCCTAATGATGAAGATGCCCAAAAAGTTATCCGACTTCCCATAATAAAAACTGCACAAGAGGTTATTGGAAGAGCTTTTGTGGCGAATATAATATCTTTAGGTGTAATAGCAGAGTTAACTAATGTAGTAACAAAAGAATCTTTGGAAAGAGCTGTTTTAAATAGAGTACCTCCAGGCACAGAAGAGATTAACAAAAGAGCATTGACAGAGGGCTATAATCTTGAAAAAATGAGGGGTAGTGAAATATGGCAAAAACAGATGATTTGATAAAAAGGATACAAGATAATTATACAAAATTAAGCAAAAGCCAAAAGATAATAGCAGAGTATATTATAAATCATTATGATAAGGCAGCTTTTATGACAGCTGCAAAATTGGGAGCCAGCATAAATGTAAGTGAATCAACTGTTGTAAGATTTGCTAATACTTTAGGCTATAATGGATATCCAGAACTTCAAAATGCACTGCAAGAGCTTATAAAAAATAAACTTACAACAGTGCAAAGGTTAGAAATGACAGAAGAGACAGATGAAATTGCTATATTGAATAATGTACTAAAAGCCGACATAGAAAACATAAAAGAGACCATAAATGAAATAAATAAGGATGACTTTAGAAGAGTCGTTTCAGATATCATCAATGCTACAAAAATTTATATAATAGGTTCCAGAAGTTCTATTGTCATTGCAGAATATTTGGGATTTTATTTAAATTTAATACGGGAAAATGTGTCAGTCGTTAAAGCCGGCGTATCAGATGTTTTCGAGCAAATTCTCAGAGTTAGTGAAAATGATTTAGTGATAGGAATTGGTTTTCCGAGATACTCAAAAAGAACATTAGATGTGCTGAAATATGCAAAATCTCAGAATGCAAAAATCGTTACAATAACAGACAGTTTAATTTCTCCTCTTACCTCTGTTGCTGATGAGATATTAATTGCGAAAAGCAACATGGCTTCTTTTGTGGATTCATTAGTGGCACCGCTAAGTCTTGTCAATGCTCTTGTTGTAGCTGTGGGTCTCAAAGAAAAAGAGAAAATAACGGATACTTTTGAAAAATTGGAAAGTATTTGGGATGAATATGGAGTATATTTCTCAAAGCCAAATTAATAATAAAATTTTTGAAGGATTATTAAAAAATTTGTAGAATATATAATTTAGAAATCGATTTATTTGCTTCAAAATTTTAAAATTAGGAGGATAATAAAATGTCAAAAGAGTCATTAAATCCTTTGATTATTGCGCAAAAACAGATTAAAAATGCTTGTGATTTGCTGGGGTTAGAAGAATCTGTTTACGAACTTTTAAAGGAACCTATGCGAGTATTAGAAGTTTCCATTCCTGTGCAGATGGATGATGGTACAGTAAAAGTCTTTAAAGGTTATAGGTCCCAACACAATGACGCATTAGGGCCCACAAAAGGTGGAATAAGATTTCATCCTGATGTTACATTAGATGAAGTAAAAGCCTTATCCATGTGGATGACATTTAAATGTGGGGTAGTTGGGCTGCCATACGGGGGAGCAAAAGGCGGAGTAGTGGTAAATCCAAAAGAATTATCTAACGATGAGTTGCAGAGGTTAAGCAGGGGCTATATAAGAGCAATAGTCAGTATAATTGGTCCTAATAAAGATATACCAGCTCCAGATGTAAATACTAACATGCAAATTATGGCTTGGATGGTAGATGAGTATAACAAAATTGTAGGCTACAATAGCCCTGCGGTCATTACAGGAAAACCTTTGATATATGGTGGTTCTAAGGGAAGAACTGCTGCAACTGGATATGGAGTTGCATTGATGGCACGGGAGGCTGTAAAACGTTTACAGATGGATTCCAAAAATTGTACATCAGCTGTACAGGGCTTTGGAAATGTTGGAAGTTACACAGCTTTAAATCTTCATAGATTAGGAGCTAAAATTGTGGCAGTAAGTGATGTGTATGGAGGTATATACAATAAAGATGGAATTGATGTCGAAAAATTAGTAGAGCATGTAAATAAGACAGGAACAGTTTGCAATTTTGAGGGAACAACCAGTATAACAAATGAAGAGCTTTTAACAATGGATGTAGATATTTTAGCTTTAGCAGCTTTAGAAAACCAGATAACTTCTGCAAATGCGCCAGATGTAAAGGCGAAAATAATTTGCGAGGGAGCAAATGGTCCTACCACCCCTGAAGCAGATAAAATTTTAGCAGAAAAAGGCGTGTTTGTAGTTCCAGATATTTTAGCTAATTCAGGAGGAGTAATAGTCTCATATTTTGAATGGGTACAAAATCTCATGAATTATTATTGGACAGAAAAAGAAGTAGAAGAAAGACAGGAAATTATGATGGTAAATGCTTTTAACGCTATATATGAATTAGCACAACAGTACAAAGTTGATATGAGGACAGCAGCTTACATGATATCGATTAAACGAGTCTATGAAGCTATGAAAATTAGAGGTTGGTTATAAAGGCCTTCAATTGAAGGTCTTTTTTTTATATGGTAAAATATTATAAAAAGCTTATCAGAGGAGGCTTCTTTATGGTAAGGAGTCTTCTAACTGTAGATTGGGATTATTTTATACCTTCTAAAAAAGAGTGGTTTTTCTCTTATATAGAAAATGATAAAAATTTGACTCAACTGTGGTATAAGAGATATATAAAAGGGAAATTAGAGGGAGAAGATTTGGAAAAGACTATAAAAGTAGGTAAAGTCATAAAAGGCTTCTGGGATAAAATAAAGACACAGTTTGAGTTTGATAAAAATATTAAAATTTTTGTCTCTGAATCCCATAAAGTTGCCTATTATTTGGCAAAAAATTTTGAGTGTTCTGAAGTAATTTCTTTTGATGCCCATTCTGATTTAGGATATGGTGGACTACCTTCACTGGATTTTGAATTAAATTGTGCTAATTGGCTAGGTAAACTTTTAAAAGAAGGTATAGTAAAAAGAGCCAACATTGTATATAGCCCTTACACCTTTGAAAAGCCTTCAGATTTTGAGGACTTTAACAATCTTTACAATATACAGTATTATAAATCTGTAGAAGAATTACCAAAAGAGAATTTGATAGGGGTTATACACATTTGTAGGTCGGGTATTTGGACACCTCCTTGGCTGGATGAGCGATTTGAAAAATTTATAAATGAGTTAGGCTTGCCTTTTAAGAAAATTCCATTAAAAGAGAGAAAATGGGAGGTGTCAAAGCTTTCTTACGCAGATCAAATCTTTTACCTTAATTTCGCATAAAACTTAAGGAGGAATTGTATGACTACACGACTATATATAGCACGTCACGGGCAATCAGAGTGGAATTTACACAATAAAATGCAAGGTGTGCAGGATATTGATTTGACACCTACAGGTTTAAAACAGGCTGAACTACTGGCGAGTCGATTAAAAAATGAGAAAATAGATTGTATATATTCAAGTGATTTAAAAAGAGCTTATGTAACTGCACAAATAATTGCAAAAGAGTTGGGATTAGAAGTTCAGAAAATTCCTGAGTTTAGAGAAATGTCCTTTGGTATATGGGAAGGGCTTACATCGGAAGAAATTAATGAATTGTATAAAGAAATATATACATTATGGAAAACAAATCCTGTTAAAGCTAATATAGAAAAAGGAGAAACTTTAGAAGAAGTTCAAAAGAGAATGGTAAAAAATACTTTGAAGATAGTTGAAGAGAATAAAGGAAAAAATATATTGATTGTTTCTCATGGGACTTCTATAAAAGCACTGATTTTAGGGCTTTTAGGAATTGACTTAAGTTTTTATCCTAGATTTAGAGTTGATAATACTTCTCTTAATATAATAGATGTTAAAGAAGATGGAAAAACTGTTTTAGTGCTATTTAACGATACTTGTCATTTGAGGAGAGATGAAAAAATAATATGAAAAAAATATTTGTAGTAGGCGGCGGTCCAGCAGGAATGATGGCAGTGTCAATTCTCAAATTAAATCTCCAAAGATTTTCAAATTATAATGGCATTTTTTAAGTGTATAAAAGTATTTTTTCTCAAATTATTACAGCCTGATTAAAAATTTTTTCCACTTTTTAAGAGCATTACCGCCAAAATATGTTAATATCTGTTATTGGCAATTTGAATTAATTGAAGTATAATAAAAAATGAGAGTAGCGAAAGCTACTACTCTCATAAACTGATTTCATTTTGTGCCTGGTATATTACTTCTTCATCTATTTCTCTTAGCCTTTTAGAATACGCATAGAGTAAAGAAGCTGTTACCAGGTTATTTATTATCCTTGGGAGCCCTTTTGTTAGAGAATATATTGCTTCATATGCTGATGGTGTAAATATGTCATCTACCATTCCGGCTATTTTCATTCTTGTTTTTATATAATCTTGAATTTCTTCTTTTTTTAGCCCTTGCATTACATACTTTATAGAAATTCTTTGCCTTAGTGCACTGTTTACATTAAGAGCTAATTTGTTTCTTATGTGTGGTTGTCCTGAAAGTATCAATATATACGGGTTTTGAGAATCCATATTAAAGTTAAATATTATTCTCAAGTCTTCAAGAACATCATTAGAAACCAGTTGTATTTCATCTAATATTATGACAGGAGTTATCTTCTGGCTATAGTAAAGTTCTGTTATCGCTCTTTGTATCTGGTGAAAGAGCGTTACTTTTTTGTATGAGGGGGTTTCGCCTAAAATCATAGCCAATGCTTGATAGAATTCTCTCACTGTGAGTGTAGAAAGGGCAAAGTAACATGGTTTAAATGTAGAACGGTTGAGGCTTTCAGCATATTTTCTTAATGCGGTAGATTTGCCTGAACCGGCCTCCCCAACGATAAGTCCTATACCCCTTGTTTCTTGTAAATATTTTAGCCTGGCATTTAATTCAGCAATGTCTTCACTTATGTAAAGGTCGTTTACACTTATCTCTTTAGAAAATGGATTAAATTTCATTCCAAAATATTGGGTAAACATTGTAAACACCTCTTTTTTTAATCAATGATATCATTAAAGGATATTACTGGGGGATTAGGTTTTGCAGCAAAATCCACAGTATCTTCATTTTCGCTTACAACATTTCTGTCTTCGATATATTCTACAGGAATTTTAGCATTCTCATGAAAATTTACCTTATACGCTTCCCCCACTTTTTTGCCTTCATGAAAAAGTAGAAGGGGTGTATTATCCTTAAGCCACTGCGGGTCATATCTGACTTCTAAGCGCATACCTTTAAACTTTTCTTCTGTTTCATAAAGTATATTTTCCACTTTAAGTGTAGCATCTTTGTTTACTTTACGATTTACTCTTATGAGAAAACATTCATTCAACATATCTATGTCACCACACATATTTACCCTTGATATTTGAGACATGAAAAAATCTAAAGGACTCATGCCAATACTGCTATGTTCTTTTCGGTTGTAATCATTCTCCAGCCATTTAAAAAACATCATATTGAGCTCATCTATACTCTTTATGGATGTAGGATCTATTGTGCTTAAAAATCTCATTCTCACCGTATGAAAGAATCTTTCTATTTTCCCTTTTGAATGAGGTGAAAAGGGCTCAGCATGAATAAGAGATGTACCTAGTGATGCACATATATATTCAAATTGAGTGCTTCTATATATCTTTCCATTGTCAGTGTAGAGCATTTTGGGTATTCCCCTTCTTAGCACTGCTTCTTTAAATGAGTCTCTTAAAGCTAAAAAATTCTGGGTATAGTAAAAGCGAGCATAGGTACACAGCCTTGAAGCATCATCTATATATGCAATAAGGTACGTTTGTCTCTTTGTTTTACCTTCTTTAATATATGGCCCATACATGACATCAGTCTGCCACAGTTCATTGATGAATTCATGGGAAAATCTCTTTGTTTTACCCTCTTTTTCTTTATCTAAAGATTTTACAGGAATGTTTTTTAAAAACCTATAGAATGTCGAAAGGGATACTTTATCCGGTGATATTATTCCTTCTCCTATCAATGTCTCATAAAGAAGTTTGTTTGGCATTTCAGGATGTTCAAGCTTCTTTTGCTTTATTTTCTCTGAAAGTTCAAAGTCTATCTTTCTGTATTTGCCTCTGTCGCTTCGATAACCCGGCTTTAACGCTTCTATACCACCTCTTAAATACTGATATAGCCACCCTCTAAGTGTCTTGGGAGTATATCTTCTCATTCCAAGATAAGGTATCTCAATAGGTTTATCGGAAAGAGCATCAAAATATTCTTTCTGATTTTTTACCTGTCCGTTTAGCACCGGACTTATCAGTGAAAATCTCTTTAATGCTATAGCTTCTCTCGCTTTTTCATCAAGCATTTATATGTTCCCCCTTCACTTTTTTGATTTCTTAATCGTAATTTTAGCTCATACCTGGGGGACATTAAAGGAAAAAGTTATGTTGCTAAGAAAAAATCAAAATTTTTATTTAAATTTTTCAGGTTTAATGCTAAAATTATGTGAGAGAGGCCAGAAATGATTTTTGGCAATGAGCATAAAACCGTTGGGAGAAGAGTGGTACAATGCTTATTATGTCCAAAATCTCTCTGGCCCTCTCTCTTTGTGAGTCAGTCTCAGATAACTTTATGTAAGGGTCTATTTGCCTTAATCCGTATATGATAAAACTTAAATTATTCATTATCCTTTTGGTGTAAAAATATATATGCTGTCTTGAAAATAGTATGGTGGGAAAGTTTCTTTTTAAGTCACTTATGAAAGAACTGAGAGTTTTTTCTCTTGTAAGTGTCTCTTTTAAAGACTTTACAATCATATTGAAAGAATACTGAAAATGGGGGAGACAGAAATCAGGAAGGTAGGAAAGAGTTCTTTTGCACACAGGACATATATATCTTCTTATGGCTATTTTTATACAGTTAGGTCCATCTAAATAGTAACGGTAATAAAACCCGTGCTTTTTTAGTTTTACTCTACACTTGCAATCGGGATAAGGACATCTATCTGGTGGGTCAGGAAAATTGTAATCTTTACCTTTATGTAAATATTCTTCAATGTTATCAACATGGAAAATTATTTGCATAAGTAACCTCTCCAATTAAAATTAATGCTAAAGGAATCTGAAAAAATTTTTTTAAATTCCTTTAGCATTAATTTTATCACAAGATTATTTAATCTGAAAAATTTTATCGGTTTTGGGCTAAATTAATTTGAGAAATGACAATGGCAGCTTTATCAGCAGCTATGATGGGAAAAGAAGTAAGTATATTTGAGAGGAATAACATTTTAGGTAAAAAATTATTAGTTACAGGTAATGGAAGGTGTAATATTACGAATTTTGCTGACAAAGAAGAATTTTTCGAGAATATTCCAGGCAATAGTAAATTTTTATATAGCGCTTTTAGCAAGTTTTCTAATAAGGATTTAATAGAGTTTTTAAATAAAAATGGGCTTAAAACTAAAGTAGAAAGAGGCTTAAGGGTTTTTCCGGTTTCAGATAAATCAATAGAAGTGAGAGATTTTTTTGTGAATATCCTTAAAAAATATGGAGTAAAGATAAATTATAACTGCAGAGTAAGTGATGTGATAGTGGAAAATAAACACGTAAAGGGCATAAGTGTTGATGAGAGTGTTTTAAACTGCGATAGTGTAATATTAGCAACAGGAGGAGTGTCATATCCTACGACTGGCTCTACTGGTGATGGGTATGAAATTGCTAAGAAATTGGGGCACACAATTATAGAGCCATTTCCTTCCTTAGTGCCGATTGTTACATATGAAAATGTAAGAGAATTGATGGGACTCACTCTTAAAAATGTCAAAGTTTCTGCTTTTTTTGGAGAGAAATTAATAAGAGAAGAGTTTGGAGAAATGCTTTTTACCCATTTTGGGTTGTCAGGCCCTGCAATACTCACCTTAAGCAGGTTTTTACATGACTACTTAGGTAAGGGAGAAGTGGTAATAAAAATTGACTTAAAGCCGGGACTTAATGTTGAAAAGCTGGAGGAAAGAGTATTAAGAGATTTTAATAAGTACCAAAATAAAAATCTGAAAAATGCCTTGGAAGATTTATTGCCTCATTCATTAATCCTATATGTTATAAAAAGGGCGAATATAGACCCTGATAAAAAAGTTAGGGAAATAACCAAAAATGAAAGAAAAAAATTGGTCAATAGCTTAAAAAATCTTACTTTTAAGGTAAAAGGCCTAAGGCCTATAAGAGAAGCTATTGTTACAGGTGGTGG
The sequence above is a segment of the Thermoanaerobacter ethanolicus JW 200 genome. Coding sequences within it:
- a CDS encoding 2-oxoacid:acceptor oxidoreductase subunit alpha is translated as MMPTVLMQGNEAVVEGAIDAGLKFYAGYPITPSTEIAELCAEKLPFVGGKFIQMEDEIASMAAVIGASLTGLKAMTATSGPGFSLKQENIGFAAMAEIPCVIVDVQRMGPSTGMPTSPAQGDVMQSRWGTHGDHPIIVLSPSSVKEAYYITIQAFNLSEKYRTPVILLMDEVIGHLREAVNLDEYKDVEIFERPMPQDKENYLPYQYIENGVAPLAPFGKGFRFHVTGLAHNEKGLPTNDPKVTEKLIKRLIGKIENNKKDIIMFEEKDTEGGDILLISFGSSARACEAAMQELKKEGIKVGLFKPITIWPFPDEKLREIYPRFKKVFVVEMNTGQLYYEVDRIIKGNTYVGKINKFNGEFLTPFDIVEKIKESF
- a CDS encoding 2-oxoacid:ferredoxin oxidoreductase subunit beta, with translation MASELVERYFRKETLPNIWCPGCSNGIVTAAIVRAIDNLGLDQNKVCIVSGIGCSARASGYLDFNTLHTTHGRAIAFATGIKFANPELTVIVITGDGDNAAIGGNHFIHACRRNIDLTVVMYNNHIYGMTGGQYSPTTPRFDRATTAPYGNIDRYFDICKLAIGAGATYVARGTAYHVHQLTKLIERGISHKGFSFIEALSICPTYYGRKNKKGTPADMLKWLKDHAVDIKQGSKMDPEEFHDKFIIGELLNIDEPEFVEEYQKMLNNLKVNYK
- a CDS encoding 2-oxoacid:acceptor oxidoreductase family protein, with translation MSSIEIRLSGSGGQGLILAGIILAEAAILDGKNSVQSQSYGPEARGGSSKAEIIISDEYITYPKVLKPDILLTLAPSAYLWYKNDMKENGIIIIDESIIPNDEDAQKVIRLPIIKTAQEVIGRAFVANIISLGVIAELTNVVTKESLERAVLNRVPPGTEEINKRALTEGYNLEKMRGSEIWQKQMI
- a CDS encoding MurR/RpiR family transcriptional regulator is translated as MAKTDDLIKRIQDNYTKLSKSQKIIAEYIINHYDKAAFMTAAKLGASINVSESTVVRFANTLGYNGYPELQNALQELIKNKLTTVQRLEMTEETDEIAILNNVLKADIENIKETINEINKDDFRRVVSDIINATKIYIIGSRSSIVIAEYLGFYLNLIRENVSVVKAGVSDVFEQILRVSENDLVIGIGFPRYSKRTLDVLKYAKSQNAKIVTITDSLISPLTSVADEILIAKSNMASFVDSLVAPLSLVNALVVAVGLKEKEKITDTFEKLESIWDEYGVYFSKPN
- a CDS encoding Glu/Leu/Phe/Val family dehydrogenase, translating into MSKESLNPLIIAQKQIKNACDLLGLEESVYELLKEPMRVLEVSIPVQMDDGTVKVFKGYRSQHNDALGPTKGGIRFHPDVTLDEVKALSMWMTFKCGVVGLPYGGAKGGVVVNPKELSNDELQRLSRGYIRAIVSIIGPNKDIPAPDVNTNMQIMAWMVDEYNKIVGYNSPAVITGKPLIYGGSKGRTAATGYGVALMAREAVKRLQMDSKNCTSAVQGFGNVGSYTALNLHRLGAKIVAVSDVYGGIYNKDGIDVEKLVEHVNKTGTVCNFEGTTSITNEELLTMDVDILALAALENQITSANAPDVKAKIICEGANGPTTPEADKILAEKGVFVVPDILANSGGVIVSYFEWVQNLMNYYWTEKEVEERQEIMMVNAFNAIYELAQQYKVDMRTAAYMISIKRVYEAMKIRGWL
- a CDS encoding histidine phosphatase family protein; its protein translation is MTTRLYIARHGQSEWNLHNKMQGVQDIDLTPTGLKQAELLASRLKNEKIDCIYSSDLKRAYVTAQIIAKELGLEVQKIPEFREMSFGIWEGLTSEEINELYKEIYTLWKTNPVKANIEKGETLEEVQKRMVKNTLKIVEENKGKNILIVSHGTSIKALILGLLGIDLSFYPRFRVDNTSLNIIDVKEDGKTVLVLFNDTCHLRRDEKII
- a CDS encoding ExeA family protein, whose protein sequence is MFTQYFGMKFNPFSKEISVNDLYISEDIAELNARLKYLQETRGIGLIVGEAGSGKSTALRKYAESLNRSTFKPCYFALSTLTVREFYQALAMILGETPSYKKVTLFHQIQRAITELYYSQKITPVIILDEIQLVSNDVLEDLRIIFNFNMDSQNPYILILSGQPHIRNKLALNVNSALRQRISIKYVMQGLKKEEIQDYIKTRMKIAGMVDDIFTPSAYEAIYSLTKGLPRIINNLVTASLLYAYSKRLREIDEEVIYQAQNEISL
- a CDS encoding DDE-type integrase/transposase/recombinase, encoding MLDEKAREAIALKRFSLISPVLNGQVKNQKEYFDALSDKPIEIPYLGMRRYTPKTLRGWLYQYLRGGIEALKPGYRSDRGKYRKIDFELSEKIKQKKLEHPEMPNKLLYETLIGEGIISPDKVSLSTFYRFLKNIPVKSLDKEKEGKTKRFSHEFINELWQTDVMYGPYIKEGKTKRQTYLIAYIDDASRLCTYARFYYTQNFLALRDSFKEAVLRRGIPKMLYTDNGKIYRSTQFEYICASLGTSLIHAEPFSPHSKGKIERFFHTVRMRFLSTIDPTSIKSIDELNMMFFKWLENDYNRKEHSSIGMSPLDFFMSQISRVNMCGDIDMLNECFLIRVNRKVNKDATLKVENILYETEEKFKGMRLEVRYDPQWLKDNTPLLLFHEGKKVGEAYKVNFHENAKIPVEYIEDRNVVSENEDTVDFAAKPNPPVISFNDIID
- a CDS encoding DUF6431 domain-containing protein gives rise to the protein MQIIFHVDNIEEYLHKGKDYNFPDPPDRCPYPDCKCRVKLKKHGFYYRYYLDGPNCIKIAIRRYICPVCKRTLSYLPDFCLPHFQYSFNMIVKSLKETLTREKTLSSFISDLKRNFPTILFSRQHIYFYTKRIMNNLSFIIYGLRQIDPYIKLSETDSQRERAREILDIISIVPLFSQRFYAHCQKSFLASLT
- a CDS encoding BaiN/RdsA family NAD(P)/FAD-dependent oxidoreductase, giving the protein MTMAALSAAMMGKEVSIFERNNILGKKLLVTGNGRCNITNFADKEEFFENIPGNSKFLYSAFSKFSNKDLIEFLNKNGLKTKVERGLRVFPVSDKSIEVRDFFVNILKKYGVKINYNCRVSDVIVENKHVKGISVDESVLNCDSVILATGGVSYPTTGSTGDGYEIAKKLGHTIIEPFPSLVPIVTYENVRELMGLTLKNVKVSAFFGEKLIREEFGEMLFTHFGLSGPAILTLSRFLHDYLGKGEVVIKIDLKPGLNVEKLEERVLRDFNKYQNKNLKNALEDLLPHSLILYVIKRANIDPDKKVREITKNERKKLVNSLKNLTFKVKGLRPIREAIVTGGGVSIKEINPSTMESKIIKGLFFSGEIIDVDGFTGGFNLQIAFSTGYVAGINA